The following proteins come from a genomic window of Paramicrobacterium humi:
- the lpdA gene encoding dihydrolipoyl dehydrogenase, whose amino-acid sequence MSEQNFDIVVLGGGSGGYAAALRATELGFSVALIEKDKVGGTCLHRGCIPTKALLHAAEVADYSRDSGKFGIKTSFDGVDIEGVTKYREGIVAKKYKGLQGLIKARKITTIEGEGKLTSPTTVQVGDQTITGKKVILATGSYSRSLPGLEIGGRVITSEQALQLDFVPKKVAVLGGGVIGVEFASVWRSFGAEVTIIEALPHLVPNEDETISKFLERQFRKRGIDYKIGVRFQSVEQNDDGVHVTLENGDTVDAELLLVAVGRGPVTEGLGYDEVGVEMDRGFVLTNDRLETNVKGVYAVGDIVPGLQLAHRGFQQGIFVAEEIAGKNPVIIPDTNIPKVTYCDPEVASVGLSEAKAKEAHGDDKITAYEYNLAGNGKSEIIDTAGLIKVVRVNDGPVVGVHMIGARVGELIAEGQLAVNWEAYPEDVAPLIHAHPTQNEALGEAFLALAGKPLHAL is encoded by the coding sequence GTGTCGGAGCAGAATTTTGACATCGTCGTCCTCGGCGGCGGAAGTGGCGGATATGCAGCAGCTCTGCGAGCGACCGAGCTCGGTTTCTCCGTCGCACTGATCGAGAAGGACAAGGTCGGCGGCACGTGCCTCCACCGCGGCTGCATCCCGACGAAGGCTCTGCTGCACGCCGCCGAGGTCGCCGACTACTCGCGGGACTCGGGCAAGTTCGGCATCAAGACGTCGTTTGACGGCGTCGACATCGAGGGTGTCACCAAGTACCGCGAGGGCATCGTCGCGAAGAAGTACAAGGGACTCCAGGGCCTCATCAAGGCGCGCAAGATCACGACAATTGAGGGCGAGGGGAAGCTCACCTCCCCCACCACGGTGCAGGTCGGCGACCAGACCATCACCGGCAAGAAGGTCATCCTCGCCACCGGCTCCTACAGCCGCTCGCTCCCCGGCCTCGAGATCGGCGGCCGCGTGATCACGAGCGAGCAGGCGCTGCAGCTCGACTTCGTGCCGAAGAAGGTCGCCGTGCTCGGCGGCGGCGTCATCGGCGTCGAGTTCGCGAGCGTCTGGCGCTCCTTCGGCGCCGAGGTGACGATCATCGAGGCGCTCCCCCACCTCGTTCCCAATGAGGACGAGACGATCAGCAAGTTCCTCGAGCGCCAGTTCCGCAAGCGCGGCATCGACTACAAGATCGGCGTGCGTTTCCAGAGCGTCGAGCAGAACGATGACGGCGTGCACGTCACTCTCGAGAATGGCGACACCGTCGACGCCGAGCTGCTGCTCGTCGCCGTCGGCCGCGGACCCGTCACCGAGGGCCTCGGCTACGACGAGGTCGGCGTGGAGATGGACCGCGGCTTCGTGCTCACGAACGACCGTCTCGAGACGAACGTCAAGGGCGTCTACGCGGTCGGCGACATCGTGCCCGGGCTGCAGCTCGCGCACCGCGGATTCCAGCAGGGAATCTTCGTCGCCGAGGAGATCGCCGGAAAGAACCCGGTCATCATTCCCGACACGAACATCCCCAAGGTGACCTACTGCGACCCGGAGGTCGCCTCGGTCGGCCTCAGCGAGGCGAAGGCCAAGGAAGCGCACGGCGACGACAAGATCACGGCGTACGAGTACAACCTCGCCGGCAACGGCAAGAGCGAGATCATCGACACGGCCGGCCTCATCAAGGTCGTCCGCGTCAACGACGGCCCCGTCGTCGGCGTCCACATGATCGGCGCGCGCGTCGGCGAACTGATCGCCGAAGGCCAGCTCGCCGTGAACTGGGAAGCGTACCCCGAGGACGTCGCTCCGCTCATCCACGCCCACCCCACTCAGAACGAAGCCCTCGGCGAAGCTTTCCTCGCGCTCGCGGGCAAGCCGCTGCACGCTCTTTGA
- a CDS encoding leucyl aminopeptidase: protein MSVETLDFSTANPLTIDADVVIVGAVSTSDGPRLHAAAGFEWLGDALAGIGASGAPDRLVRVPGNGSAAPVVAIVGIGDAATVEALRYAAGSAVRQLAGTGRVVFAFPLEDDAAAAAVAEGAALAGYAFSAEKGVSSVPEPVRSVTVAVPSAPAGDVAERAQVVAEAVHLVRDLGNTSASLLYPEEMANRARAAVEGLPVTTTVWDENALERDGFGGILGVGRGSVRAPRLVKLEYSPEGATRHISLVGKGITFDTGGLSLKPAGSMVGMKYDMLGAATVLAAVVGAARLGVPTRLTAWLCIAENMPSGSATRPGDVLTMHGGRTVEVLNTDAEGRLVMADGLVAASAEQPDLILDVATLTGAATIALGKRYTGVMGNDETADTVVSLADAQGEPFWRMPLAPELRAVLDSDVADIANAKIGHREGGMLIAGHFLNEFIGTRPDSAESIPWVHLDIAGPGDNGEAGYGFTGKGATGVAVRTLLSLAEQYGRA from the coding sequence ATGAGTGTAGAGACCCTTGACTTCAGCACAGCGAACCCGCTCACCATCGACGCGGACGTCGTCATCGTCGGCGCCGTGTCCACGAGCGACGGCCCGCGACTGCATGCCGCCGCGGGCTTCGAATGGCTGGGCGACGCTCTCGCAGGCATCGGCGCCTCGGGAGCGCCCGATCGTCTCGTGCGCGTGCCGGGCAACGGCTCTGCCGCACCGGTCGTCGCGATCGTCGGAATCGGAGATGCGGCAACGGTCGAGGCGCTGCGTTACGCCGCCGGCTCGGCTGTGCGTCAGCTCGCCGGAACCGGGCGCGTCGTGTTCGCCTTCCCGCTCGAGGACGACGCCGCCGCTGCCGCCGTCGCGGAGGGGGCCGCGCTTGCGGGGTACGCGTTCTCGGCGGAGAAGGGCGTGAGCTCGGTGCCCGAGCCGGTGCGCAGCGTCACCGTCGCCGTTCCGTCCGCGCCCGCAGGAGACGTCGCCGAGCGCGCGCAGGTCGTCGCGGAGGCCGTGCATCTGGTCAGGGACCTCGGCAACACGTCGGCTTCGCTCCTGTACCCCGAAGAGATGGCGAACCGCGCACGCGCCGCCGTCGAGGGTCTTCCCGTCACGACGACGGTGTGGGATGAGAACGCGCTTGAGCGCGACGGATTCGGCGGCATCCTCGGCGTCGGCCGCGGGTCGGTCCGCGCGCCGCGGCTCGTGAAGCTCGAATACTCCCCCGAGGGCGCCACGCGGCACATCTCGCTCGTCGGCAAGGGAATCACGTTTGACACGGGCGGGCTCTCCCTCAAGCCCGCCGGCTCGATGGTGGGAATGAAGTACGACATGCTCGGCGCCGCGACCGTGCTCGCCGCCGTCGTCGGGGCGGCGCGCCTCGGCGTCCCGACCCGCCTCACGGCGTGGCTGTGCATCGCCGAGAACATGCCGTCCGGCTCGGCCACGCGCCCGGGTGATGTGCTGACCATGCACGGCGGGCGCACCGTCGAGGTGCTGAACACCGACGCCGAGGGGCGCCTCGTGATGGCGGACGGACTCGTCGCCGCCAGCGCCGAGCAGCCGGATCTGATCCTCGACGTCGCAACATTGACGGGCGCCGCGACGATCGCGCTCGGCAAGCGCTACACGGGCGTCATGGGGAACGACGAGACCGCGGACACCGTCGTATCGCTCGCCGACGCGCAGGGCGAGCCGTTCTGGCGGATGCCGCTCGCCCCCGAACTGCGCGCGGTCCTCGACTCCGACGTCGCCGACATCGCGAACGCGAAGATCGGGCACCGCGAGGGCGGCATGCTCATCGCCGGGCACTTCCTCAACGAGTTCATCGGCACGAGGCCGGACTCGGCGGAGAGCATCCCCTGGGTGCACCTCGACATCGCCGGTCCCGGCGACAACGGCGAGGCCGGCTACGGGTTCACAGGCAAGGGGGCCACCGGTGTCGCCGTAAGGACGCTGCTGTCGCTCGCCGAACAGTACGGCCGTGCGTAG
- a CDS encoding proteasome assembly chaperone family protein translates to MRNRDEIYTLTDIADTVPEGLPFVIGLTGFADAGGTIAQVTEYLRDSVRHEPLAVYDNDALLDYRARRPIIQFDQDHLSDYEPARLEVSLASDELGKQFLLMTGYEPDFRWEQFTATIVDIIRRFQVAHTTWVHAIPMPVPHTRPMGATVSGNRAELIESLSIWRPRTQVPANVLHLLEYRLEQLDLPVTGFALLVPHYLTETEYPDAALVALELYSAAAGLVLPSDELREEGREFIARVDEQVAENHELGKLVSALEARYDTYMEGTEQRAPFVMEEGDIPSADDIAAELERYLAGRHNGDDEHGNGSHRD, encoded by the coding sequence ATGCGCAATCGCGACGAGATCTACACCCTCACGGACATCGCCGACACGGTGCCCGAGGGGCTTCCCTTTGTCATCGGCCTCACGGGCTTCGCTGACGCGGGCGGAACGATCGCGCAAGTCACCGAGTATCTGCGCGACAGCGTGCGTCACGAGCCTCTCGCGGTGTACGACAACGACGCGCTGCTCGACTATCGGGCGCGACGGCCGATCATCCAGTTCGACCAGGACCACTTGAGCGACTACGAGCCCGCGCGGCTCGAGGTCTCGCTCGCGTCCGACGAGCTCGGCAAGCAGTTCCTTCTCATGACCGGCTACGAGCCCGACTTCCGCTGGGAGCAGTTCACGGCGACGATCGTCGACATCATCCGCCGCTTCCAGGTCGCTCACACCACCTGGGTTCACGCGATCCCGATGCCCGTCCCGCACACCCGGCCCATGGGCGCGACCGTGAGCGGAAACCGTGCGGAGCTCATCGAGTCCCTCTCGATCTGGCGTCCGCGCACGCAGGTTCCGGCGAACGTTCTGCACCTGCTCGAGTACCGGCTCGAGCAGCTGGATCTTCCCGTCACGGGGTTCGCCCTGCTCGTCCCGCACTACTTGACGGAGACGGAATATCCGGATGCCGCTCTCGTGGCGCTCGAGCTCTACAGCGCGGCCGCAGGTCTCGTGCTGCCGAGCGACGAGCTGCGCGAAGAGGGACGCGAGTTCATCGCCCGCGTCGACGAGCAGGTGGCTGAGAACCACGAGCTCGGCAAACTCGTCTCGGCACTCGAAGCACGCTACGACACCTACATGGAGGGCACGGAACAGCGTGCGCCGTTCGTCATGGAAGAGGGCGACATCCCTTCCGCTGACGACATCGCGGCAGAGCTCGAACGCTACCTCGCCGGACGACACAACGGCGATGACGAGCACGGAAACGGCTCGCACCGCGACTGA
- a CDS encoding MFS transporter, protein MNSRRSWIVFIIGVAAYVVAILQRSSLGVSGVVAVERFDITAAALSSLAVVQLIVYAAMQIPIGMLIDRWGPRRLLIIGLILISIGQGVLSVAPDLTIAVLGRVFVGVGDAGIFVSVLRLVNSWFSGRAVPQLSQWTGNIGQLGQVLSAVPFAWVLNHFGWEPAYVAAAALGVLMLIGVLIFVSDRPHDVNAEPLTATWGESLDVLIDALKRPGTRLGFWAHFITQSSGTVFSLLWGYPFMVYALHIPESTAAAYLLIVVAAGVVVGPVLGVLTARYPLRRSNLVLGIVCVMAIAWTALLAWPGTPPTWLLIVLLVAIGIGGPGSLIGFDFARTFNRNRALGSANGVVNVGGFLASFVMMFLIGLILDLLGHSAADPAAVYTLSSFKIAFLVQYVVVGFGVVMLFLARRSTRTRLAEDEGIEVAPLWVSLARWVRRSRD, encoded by the coding sequence GTGAACTCCCGCCGCTCCTGGATCGTCTTCATCATCGGCGTCGCCGCGTACGTGGTGGCGATCCTGCAGCGCAGCAGCCTCGGCGTGTCCGGCGTCGTCGCCGTCGAGCGGTTCGACATCACCGCCGCCGCACTCTCCTCCCTCGCCGTCGTGCAGCTCATCGTCTACGCCGCTATGCAGATCCCGATCGGCATGCTCATCGACCGGTGGGGGCCGCGGCGGCTGCTGATCATCGGACTCATCCTCATCAGCATCGGCCAGGGCGTGCTCTCGGTCGCTCCCGACCTCACCATCGCGGTTCTCGGCCGCGTCTTCGTCGGCGTGGGCGACGCGGGCATCTTCGTCTCCGTTCTGCGGCTCGTGAACTCCTGGTTCTCCGGCCGGGCCGTCCCTCAGCTGTCGCAGTGGACGGGCAACATCGGCCAGCTCGGACAAGTGCTCTCGGCCGTGCCGTTCGCGTGGGTGCTCAACCACTTCGGCTGGGAGCCCGCCTACGTCGCCGCCGCAGCGCTCGGCGTGCTCATGCTGATCGGCGTGCTCATCTTCGTGTCCGACCGACCCCACGACGTGAACGCGGAGCCGCTCACGGCGACGTGGGGCGAATCGCTCGACGTACTCATCGACGCCCTCAAGCGCCCCGGCACCCGGCTCGGATTCTGGGCGCACTTCATCACCCAGTCGAGCGGGACCGTGTTCTCCCTGCTGTGGGGCTACCCGTTCATGGTCTACGCACTGCACATTCCCGAGTCGACGGCGGCCGCCTACCTGCTCATCGTCGTCGCGGCCGGCGTCGTCGTCGGGCCCGTGCTCGGCGTGCTCACGGCGCGGTACCCGCTGCGGCGCAGCAACCTCGTGCTCGGCATCGTCTGCGTCATGGCCATCGCATGGACGGCGCTGCTCGCCTGGCCCGGCACGCCGCCGACGTGGCTGCTCATCGTGCTGCTCGTCGCCATCGGCATCGGCGGCCCCGGCTCCCTCATCGGCTTCGACTTCGCTCGCACGTTCAACCGCAACCGGGCGCTGGGCTCCGCGAACGGCGTCGTCAACGTCGGCGGCTTCCTCGCGAGCTTCGTCATGATGTTCCTCATCGGCCTGATCCTCGACCTGCTCGGGCACTCCGCCGCCGACCCCGCCGCTGTCTACACGCTGTCCTCGTTCAAGATCGCGTTCCTCGTGCAGTACGTCGTCGTCGGCTTCGGCGTGGTCATGCTGTTCCTCGCGCGGCGCTCCACACGGACGCGGCTCGCCGAGGACGAGGGAATAGAAGTGGCCCCTCTGTGGGTTTCACTTGCCAGGTGGGTGCGCCGCTCGCGCGACTGA
- a CDS encoding RNA polymerase sigma factor: MATKPAQKTDATVEADETAATTAKKTTKTAAKKTASAKTTKKPAVKAKTTAAKKKEADELDAEDTAVDVDAAETDENAESAKKSAAKAEPLPKDALVLSQADDEDEIPVYSATITGATADPVKDYLKQIGKVPLLNAAEEVELAMRIEAGLFAEDKLSGMTDAEKRAQLGRELQWVARDGQRAKSHLLGANLRLVVSLAKRYTGRGMQFLDLIQEGNLGLIRAVEKFDYTKGFKFSTYATWWIRQAITRAMADQARTIRIPVHMVEVINKLARVQRQMLQDLGREPTPEELSKELDMTPEKVVEVQKYGREPISLHTPLGEDGDSEFGDLIEDTEAVVPADAVGFTMLQKQLESLLDSLSEREAGVIRMRFGLGDGMPKTLDQIGDTFGVTRERIRQIESKTMAKLRHPSRSQSLRDYLE; encoded by the coding sequence ATGGCAACCAAGCCTGCACAGAAGACTGACGCCACGGTAGAGGCTGACGAGACCGCCGCCACGACGGCGAAGAAGACGACGAAGACCGCCGCCAAGAAGACAGCGAGCGCGAAGACGACGAAGAAGCCCGCCGTCAAGGCGAAGACGACGGCGGCGAAGAAGAAGGAAGCCGACGAGCTCGACGCCGAGGACACGGCCGTCGACGTCGACGCAGCCGAGACCGACGAGAACGCCGAGTCGGCGAAGAAGTCGGCGGCGAAGGCGGAGCCGCTGCCGAAGGACGCGCTCGTGCTGTCGCAGGCCGACGACGAGGACGAGATCCCCGTCTACTCGGCGACGATCACGGGCGCCACCGCCGACCCCGTCAAGGACTACCTGAAGCAGATCGGCAAGGTTCCGCTGCTGAACGCCGCCGAAGAGGTCGAGCTCGCGATGCGCATCGAGGCCGGCCTGTTCGCCGAGGACAAGCTCAGCGGCATGACCGACGCCGAGAAGCGCGCCCAGCTGGGCCGCGAACTGCAGTGGGTCGCTCGCGACGGCCAGCGCGCGAAGAGCCACCTGCTCGGCGCGAACCTGCGCCTCGTCGTCTCGCTCGCGAAGCGCTACACCGGACGCGGAATGCAGTTCCTTGACCTCATCCAGGAGGGCAACCTCGGACTCATCCGCGCCGTAGAGAAGTTCGACTACACGAAGGGCTTCAAGTTCTCGACCTACGCGACGTGGTGGATCCGTCAGGCCATCACGCGCGCGATGGCCGACCAGGCGCGCACGATCCGCATCCCCGTGCACATGGTCGAGGTCATCAACAAGCTCGCCCGCGTGCAGCGTCAGATGCTGCAGGACCTGGGCCGCGAGCCCACGCCCGAGGAGCTGAGCAAGGAACTCGACATGACGCCCGAGAAGGTCGTGGAGGTGCAGAAGTACGGCCGTGAGCCGATCTCGCTGCACACACCCCTCGGCGAGGACGGCGACAGCGAGTTCGGCGACCTCATCGAAGACACCGAGGCTGTCGTCCCGGCCGACGCGGTCGGCTTCACGATGCTGCAGAAGCAGCTCGAGTCGCTGCTCGACTCGCTGTCGGAGCGCGAGGCCGGCGTGATCCGCATGCGCTTCGGCCTGGGCGACGGCATGCCGAAGACGCTCGACCAGATCGGCGACACGTTCGGCGTCACGCGCGAGCGCATCCGCCAGATCGAGTCGAAGACGATGGCGAAGCTGCGTCACCCCAGCCGCTCGCAGTCGCTGCGCGACTACCTCGAGTAA
- a CDS encoding coenzyme F420-0:L-glutamate ligase: MAVEANEGKSLETTIDGVAYLRIPIKTKLVGPDDDIVDVVTTFARDVVEDGDIVFVTEKIVAITQGRAYPVSEIHPRKLATFLSKYVTKTSYGIGLGMPETMEMALRECGTPRIVFAAAVSVVSKLFGRSGDFYRIAGEKARAIDGPTRHTIPPYNSQVVLGPERPDEVAAQLKAALGGKADVLIVDINDLGGNILGTTLGHESDERMVRVLKDNPLGQQHQSTPIGIIRRTN, translated from the coding sequence ATGGCCGTAGAGGCGAATGAGGGAAAGTCGCTCGAGACGACGATCGACGGCGTCGCATACCTGCGCATCCCGATAAAGACGAAGCTCGTCGGCCCCGATGACGACATCGTCGACGTCGTGACGACGTTCGCGCGCGATGTCGTCGAGGACGGCGACATCGTGTTCGTCACCGAGAAGATCGTGGCGATCACGCAGGGACGCGCATACCCGGTCTCCGAGATCCACCCGCGGAAGCTCGCGACGTTCCTCTCGAAGTACGTGACGAAGACCTCGTACGGCATCGGCCTCGGCATGCCCGAGACCATGGAGATGGCGCTGCGCGAGTGCGGCACGCCCCGCATAGTGTTCGCGGCCGCCGTGTCTGTCGTCTCGAAGCTGTTCGGGCGCTCCGGCGACTTCTACCGCATCGCGGGGGAGAAGGCTCGCGCTATCGACGGTCCCACTCGGCACACGATTCCGCCCTACAACTCGCAGGTCGTGCTCGGTCCCGAACGCCCCGACGAGGTCGCCGCGCAGCTCAAGGCGGCCCTCGGCGGCAAGGCCGACGTCCTCATCGTGGACATCAACGACCTCGGCGGGAACATTCTCGGTACGACGCTCGGGCACGAGTCGGACGAGCGCATGGTGCGCGTCCTCAAGGACAACCCGCTCGGGCAGCAGCACCAGAGCACGCCGATCGGCATCATCCGCCGCACCAACTAG
- a CDS encoding sugar-transfer associated ATP-grasp domain-containing protein has protein sequence MPNGNRLKIRLEYLRNRVRRFDAASVIERAKEVSAQHHKPVPVVVVDMLWSAVFRNTAFQDYVDWDFAILSRAERETFMTHSISNHIAMEYDAREHRGTFQDKIEFNKVFDPFLKRRWLDVRTASVDELREFIESAGTVMGKVPFSNSGHGVHRHIASEITDWGAFRDRLLAQGQTLIEEYIQQHPVLAEVCPGTANTTRVTTFFDGETTHILSMAQKFGRGQASDQQTFGGFYTMLDLNGHSMGRGYDSHGSVHATHPESGVSIPDFQLPLMETVHPFIDQVARVVPEVRYVGWDIVMGEDGPVLVEGNWAVGVYENKPSVTGIRTGSRPRFQEIIGF, from the coding sequence ATGCCGAACGGCAACCGCCTCAAGATTCGCCTCGAGTACCTGCGAAACAGAGTCCGCCGTTTCGACGCCGCCTCCGTCATCGAACGGGCGAAGGAAGTTTCCGCCCAGCATCACAAGCCGGTTCCGGTCGTCGTGGTCGACATGCTGTGGTCGGCCGTCTTCCGGAACACGGCATTCCAGGACTACGTGGACTGGGACTTCGCGATCCTGTCCCGCGCCGAGCGCGAGACGTTCATGACGCACTCCATCTCCAACCACATCGCCATGGAGTACGACGCCAGGGAGCACCGGGGAACGTTCCAGGACAAGATCGAGTTCAACAAGGTGTTCGACCCGTTCCTCAAGCGCCGGTGGCTCGACGTGCGAACGGCCTCGGTCGACGAGCTGCGCGAGTTCATCGAGAGCGCCGGCACCGTCATGGGCAAGGTTCCGTTCAGCAACTCCGGGCACGGCGTGCACCGCCACATCGCGAGCGAGATCACCGACTGGGGAGCCTTCCGCGACCGGCTTCTCGCGCAGGGCCAGACCCTGATCGAGGAGTACATCCAGCAGCACCCCGTGCTGGCCGAGGTCTGCCCCGGCACCGCGAACACGACGCGCGTGACGACGTTCTTCGACGGCGAGACGACGCACATCCTGTCGATGGCGCAGAAGTTCGGGCGCGGCCAAGCAAGCGACCAGCAGACCTTCGGCGGCTTCTACACGATGCTCGACCTCAACGGGCACTCGATGGGCCGGGGCTACGACTCGCACGGCAGCGTGCACGCCACCCACCCGGAATCCGGTGTGTCGATCCCCGACTTCCAGCTGCCGCTCATGGAGACCGTTCACCCGTTCATCGACCAGGTCGCACGCGTCGTTCCCGAGGTGCGCTACGTCGGATGGGACATCGTCATGGGCGAGGACGGACCGGTCCTCGTCGAGGGAAACTGGGCGGTCGGCGTGTACGAGAACAAGCCGAGCGTCACGGGCATCCGCACCGGCTCGCGGCCCCGCTTCCAGGAGATCATCGGCTTCTGA
- a CDS encoding alanine racemase C-terminal domain-containing protein, which produces MTTDSSAAGIRLLHLSAAQNERLRRACAGDAEAAASFDTELVREPVRLLVEVISTKSVPAGSGVSYGHTYVTTTETVLARVAIGYGHGLPRKAGNRASVTWRATGQMPVRLPIVGRVAMDEFVVDVGSTPVAAGDRVVVFGDAANGEIPLEQWAASIGEPPVAVAACFDARTRRVISA; this is translated from the coding sequence GTGACGACAGACAGCTCCGCCGCCGGCATCCGTCTTCTCCATCTCTCCGCCGCGCAGAACGAACGGCTGCGACGGGCGTGCGCGGGAGACGCTGAGGCCGCGGCCTCGTTCGACACCGAGCTCGTGCGCGAGCCGGTTCGGCTTCTCGTCGAGGTGATCTCGACAAAGTCCGTGCCCGCAGGCTCCGGCGTGTCGTACGGGCACACCTACGTGACGACGACGGAGACCGTGCTCGCCCGCGTCGCGATCGGGTACGGGCATGGTCTTCCGCGGAAGGCCGGGAATCGCGCGTCCGTGACGTGGCGGGCGACCGGGCAGATGCCGGTGCGGCTGCCGATCGTCGGCCGCGTCGCAATGGACGAGTTCGTCGTCGACGTCGGCTCGACGCCGGTCGCCGCCGGTGACCGGGTCGTCGTCTTCGGCGACGCCGCGAACGGCGAGATCCCGCTCGAGCAGTGGGCGGCCAGCATCGGTGAACCGCCGGTAGCCGTCGCCGCATGCTTCGACGCGCGCACTCGGCGGGTGATCAGCGCATGA
- a CDS encoding alanine racemase, with protein MSESAVLHARVSRSALVDNARLVADRVSPAALAVVVKDDAYAHGLEEVVGTLRAAGVDRFGALDLATALRVRRLAPAEMIFTWVFGENDDLRAAIDAELDLGVSYPAILERVAEAASALGRPARVHLKIDTGLHRAGVPPREWPAFVERAAILAGQGLIDVVGVWTHISEASWDADSASIHRFHAAIAALEAAGLTPSVRHLAASAASFERADARFDMVRVGAFVYGIAPGDGIGPAQLGLRPALRLTTTVSSVDNRNGARVAMIPVGGVHGLYTDAAGAVDVTISGRRHRVRAVGSTRSEIDVTGTGIVAGDEVVLFGDGSSGEAVLQEWADAMGTIGEELVIRLAARAEHAYVD; from the coding sequence ATGAGCGAGTCCGCCGTGCTTCACGCCCGAGTCTCCCGCTCGGCGCTCGTCGACAACGCCCGTCTCGTCGCCGACCGAGTCAGCCCCGCCGCCCTCGCGGTCGTCGTGAAGGATGACGCCTACGCGCACGGACTCGAGGAAGTGGTGGGCACCCTCCGTGCCGCCGGCGTCGATCGCTTCGGCGCGCTCGATCTCGCGACGGCCCTGCGTGTGCGGCGCCTTGCCCCGGCGGAGATGATCTTCACGTGGGTGTTCGGCGAGAACGATGATCTGCGGGCGGCGATCGACGCCGAGCTCGACCTGGGCGTCTCGTACCCGGCGATCCTCGAGCGGGTGGCTGAGGCGGCCTCGGCGCTCGGCCGGCCCGCGCGCGTGCACCTCAAGATCGATACAGGACTGCACCGTGCCGGCGTTCCGCCGCGCGAGTGGCCCGCCTTCGTCGAGCGTGCCGCGATTCTCGCCGGCCAGGGTCTCATCGACGTGGTCGGCGTGTGGACGCACATTTCGGAGGCGTCATGGGATGCCGACTCGGCATCCATCCATCGCTTCCATGCGGCGATCGCCGCGCTCGAGGCGGCCGGGCTCACCCCCTCCGTCCGCCACCTCGCGGCAAGCGCGGCGTCCTTCGAGCGGGCGGATGCGCGATTCGACATGGTGCGCGTGGGCGCGTTCGTCTACGGGATAGCCCCTGGTGACGGGATCGGTCCGGCGCAGCTCGGCCTGCGCCCGGCGCTCCGGCTCACGACGACCGTCTCATCCGTCGATAACCGGAACGGTGCGCGCGTCGCGATGATCCCCGTCGGCGGCGTTCACGGTCTCTACACGGACGCGGCGGGCGCCGTCGACGTGACCATCTCGGGCCGGCGCCACCGCGTACGCGCGGTCGGCAGCACGCGGTCCGAGATCGACGTCACGGGCACAGGGATCGTCGCGGGGGATGAGGTCGTGCTCTTCGGCGACGGCAGCTCGGGCGAAGCTGTGCTTCAGGAGTGGGCGGACGCGATGGGCACGATCGGCGAAGAACTCGTCATCCGACTGGCCGCGCGTGCTGAGCACGCCTACGTCGATTGA
- a CDS encoding DUF7455 domain-containing protein has protein sequence MSHIGTETVDAVQPQLTAADRCDSCGAQAYIRAVVNNGELLFCAHHGKKYEEKLQAVAQSWHDESARLLEESRA, from the coding sequence ATGTCGCACATTGGTACCGAGACCGTCGACGCCGTTCAGCCCCAGCTGACCGCAGCAGATCGTTGTGACAGCTGCGGAGCGCAAGCCTACATCCGCGCCGTCGTGAACAACGGCGAACTGCTGTTCTGCGCGCACCACGGCAAGAAGTACGAAGAGAAGCTTCAGGCCGTCGCTCAGAGCTGGCACGACGAGTCGGCTCGGCTGCTCGAGGAGTCGCGCGCGTAG